TCGCCGCTCCGGGTACACGCCCTGAACGACATCACCGACGGGCTGATGACGAACCCGGCGTTCACCGAGGCGGCTGCGGGGCGGCGAGGACGGCGGGGAGGGCGGCGAGAATGTGGCCGGCGTCGGCGGGGGCGAGGGGGCGGGAGAAGAGAAAGCCCTGGCCCAGGCGGCAGCCCATGCGGTGCAGCGCGCGGGCGTCCTCGTCGGTCTCCACCCCCTCGGCCACGGTGTCCAGCCGCAGCGAGTCGCTGAGCGAGATCACCGTCTGGATCACCGCCTGCAGGGCGGGGTCGGTGTGCATCTGGTGCACGAATGAGCGGTCGATCTTGAGCGTGTCCAGCGGCAGCCGGTGCAGGTAGGCCAGCGACGAGTACCCCGTCCCGAAGTCGTCCAGCGCCACCCGGATCCCCGACTCGCGCAGCCGCTGCAGCACCCGGGTGACGGTGGCAGGGTCGTCCATGATCACGCTTTCCGTGATCTCCAGCCGCAGCCGGTCGGGCGGAAAGCCGGTCTCCGCCAGCACGGCGTGGATCTCCTGCACCAGCTGCGGGTGCAGGAACTGCCGGCTGCTCAGGTTCACGCTCAACCACAGCCGGTGCGCCTCGGGAAAGGCGCCGCGCCACTCCCGCATCTGCCGGCACCCGTCGCGCAGGGCCCAGCGCCCCACGGGCATGATCATCCCCGTCTGCTCGGCCAGCGGAATGAACTCCTCGGGCCCGATCAGCCCGCGGCCGGGGTGCTGCCAGCGCAGAAGCGCCTCGAACCCCACCAGCTCGCGCGTCTCCATCACCACGATGGGCTGAAAGTGCAGCCGCAGCTCCCCGTTCTCCACCGCCTCGCGCAACTGGCTTTCCAGCTCCAGCTGCGACAGCGAGTGCGCGTGCAGTTCCGCGTCGGCGATCTCCACCCGCGCGCGGCCGCGCGCCTTGGCGCGGTACATGGCCGCGTCGGCGTCGCGCAGCACGTCCACGGGGCGCGAAAAGCCGGTGGAGCTGATGGCGATGCCCAAGCTGGCCGTCACCCCCAGCTGCTGGCCGGCCACCTCGAAGGGCGCCTGCAGCTCGTGCTGCACCCGCTGCGCGACCACGGCGGGGTTGTCGACGTCTTCCAGCAGCAGCGCGAACTCGTCGCCGCCCAGCCGGGCCACGCTGTCGCCCGCGCGCAGGCAGCGCAGCAGCCGCTCGGCGATCGCCTGCAGCACCTGGTCGGCCGCCAGGTGGCCCACGCGGTCGTTGATCACCTTGAAGCGGTCCAGGTCCAGGAAGATGACGGCGAACTGGCGCTCCGGGTGGCGGTGCGTGTGGGCGATGGCCCGCTCCAGCCGGTCCAGGAAGAGCGCGCGGTTGGGGAGCCCCGTCAGCGAGTCGTGCAGGGCGTCGTGCAGCAGCTGCTCCTCGAAGTGCTTGCGCTGGCTGATGTCCGTCTGCGACCCCGCCATCCGCACGATGGCGCCGCGCGAGTCCGTTACCCACACCCCGCGCACCAGCACCCAGCGCCAGCCGCCGTCGCTGTGCCGCACCCGGTGCTCGCTCTCGAACAGGGCGCCGGCTCCCTGGCCGCGGCGAAAGAGGTCGGCGTCCACCCGCGCGCGGTCGTCGGGATGGATGCGGTCGAACCACCCCGCCGGGTCGCTGCCGATCTCCCCGTCCTCGCACCCCACGATCTCCTTCCACCGCGGGGACAGGTACAGCACGCCGCGGCGCAGGTCCCAGTCCCACAGGCCGTCGTGCGCCCCCTGCGCGGCCAGGGCGTAGCGCTCCTCGCTGGCGGCGATCTCGCGCTCGGCCCGCAGCCGGTTGCGGACGACGATGTAGAACAGCACCAGGATGACCACCAGGTAGCTGCCGAAGAGCTGCGGGCTCACCCGCGGCTCGGGGATGCGCGCCGCCACCAGTGCCACGCCCGCCAGGGTCGCCGCGCCGTAGACCGCCAGCGCGCGGGTGCTGCGAAGGACGGCGCTGATGATGGCGGCAATGACCACCAGCCCCAGCGCGTACTCCGGCGCGAACTCGTTCATCCCCAGCAGCACCACCACCCACGCCGTGATGACGCCGAAGAGCGTGTAGACGGCGGGGATGAACCCGGGCCGCCCGGGGAGGAACGACATCCCCGCCAC
Above is a genomic segment from Longimicrobium sp. containing:
- a CDS encoding putative bifunctional diguanylate cyclase/phosphodiesterase; protein product: MSGAARTPNAERPRAQLPEKDVLTVRWLAILASVAVVGFGYVYRVVLPEAHDPWIYRFVVAGVCLLVAGMSFLPGRPGFIPAVYTLFGVITAWVVVLLGMNEFAPEYALGLVVIAAIISAVLRSTRALAVYGAATLAGVALVAARIPEPRVSPQLFGSYLVVILVLFYIVVRNRLRAEREIAASEERYALAAQGAHDGLWDWDLRRGVLYLSPRWKEIVGCEDGEIGSDPAGWFDRIHPDDRARVDADLFRRGQGAGALFESEHRVRHSDGGWRWVLVRGVWVTDSRGAIVRMAGSQTDISQRKHFEEQLLHDALHDSLTGLPNRALFLDRLERAIAHTHRHPERQFAVIFLDLDRFKVINDRVGHLAADQVLQAIAERLLRCLRAGDSVARLGGDEFALLLEDVDNPAVVAQRVQHELQAPFEVAGQQLGVTASLGIAISSTGFSRPVDVLRDADAAMYRAKARGRARVEIADAELHAHSLSQLELESQLREAVENGELRLHFQPIVVMETRELVGFEALLRWQHPGRGLIGPEEFIPLAEQTGMIMPVGRWALRDGCRQMREWRGAFPEAHRLWLSVNLSSRQFLHPQLVQEIHAVLAETGFPPDRLRLEITESVIMDDPATVTRVLQRLRESGIRVALDDFGTGYSSLAYLHRLPLDTLKIDRSFVHQMHTDPALQAVIQTVISLSDSLRLDTVAEGVETDEDARALHRMGCRLGQGFLFSRPLAPADAGHILAALPAVLAAPQPPR